CGAGTGGGAATAACCCTTGTCCTATTGGTTTTTTATGCCCTGCTCTGTGGAGGTAATCCGCCGATTCTGCGGGCAACGATCATGGCGGTCTTTGTTTTATTAGGAAGATTGGGGAAGGGGAGAGAAGCTGGAAGAGGAAATGGCTGCAGGAGCCTCTTGCTTGCGGCCTTCCTGCTCTTTATATGGCAGCCATTAATCCTCAAAGATATAGGGTTTCAGCTTTCCTTTATGGCCACCTGGGGAATTCTTATCTTAAGTGCTGACCTGGAGAAAATGTCATGGGTCAGGGATTGGCCCAAGTCGATCAAGAGTGCCTTTTCCATGACCTGTGCCGCCCAGGCTGCTACCCTGCCCCTGATGATAGGTGCCTTTCACCGCTTATCCATTATCGGAGTTCTGGCCAATCTTTTGGCCCTGTTTGTATTGGGAAGTATTTTTGAACTGGGAATTCTTGCTGTTTTTCTCTCCTTCATTCCTCAGATTGCATTGCCCTTATTTCAGGTCAGCCTTTGGCTTTTAACTGGGGTAAGTGAATTTCTTATGCAGCTGGCCCGGATTCCTTGGGCGGATGTTTGGGTGGTGAATCCCGGACCTCTCTTTTGGGTATGTTGGTATGGCTGGTTTCTTGTACTTCTTGTGGGGAAGGAAAAGGTTGGCTTTATAATCAGGGTGGGGTTGGGGAACTTGTATCGGGTTGGTCAACCTTGGATTATACGGGGGATTGCTTTGATGAGACCACTTGGGGCAGTCCTGCAAAAGGTAATGCCCCAAAGTGAGAGATGGTGGTCAAAATGCCGGGAATTCATCAATCAGAATAGGAAGGGCCAAGAGAGTTCCAGGGCTGGGTGGGCAAAGCTGGGGATTAAAGGGGAAAGAGTCCTGGCCGTGGTTCTCCTGCTGCTTTTCTTATGGAGTCCCTGGAACGCACCGGGTGTTCTTCAAGTGACTTTTATCGATGTGGGGCAGGGGGACTGCATTCTCATTGAGACGCCAGAAGAAATCCGGATTATGGTGGATACAGGGCCTAAGACCAGTACTTTTGACGCAGGGGAGCGGGTTATTGTGCCTTACCTCCTTCAGCGAGGGATCAAGCGCCTGGATGCCCTTATTCTGACCCATCCTCATGGAGATCATGTAGGTGGGGCCGGGGCAATTCTTGAGACTATTCCCGTGGGCTGGGTGGGGATTCCTGAGGATGGATTGAACTGGCTGAATTATGACTCCTTTGGGGAGGGGCAGGCAGAAGATAGTTCTCAGAATGGGTGGGGAGAAGGCGGGCCGGACCGGGAGCTCATCAAGATGCTGGAGAAGATGACCCTGGAAAGGTTGTCCCGTGGCGATCAATTGACTTTGGATTCCCAGATTACGCTCACTGTGATCGCCCCTGGTGAAGTATTGAAGGGAACCAAATCTGATGAGAATAATAATTGCCTTGTTTTGCGTTTGGAAAACCAAGCGGGACAAAGTGTGCTCTTAACGGGAGATATGGAAGAAGAGCAGATGGAAGAAATTTATGGCTCGGGGCAGAACTATGAAGCAGACGTGTTCAAAATCCCTCACCATGGCAGCCGCTATTCCTTAATGACGGATATGCTGGCTCAGATCAATCCCCAAGCGGTGGTGATTCCCGTAGGGAAGAACTCTTTCGGTCATCCCAGCCCACAAGTTCTGGAGTACTGGAGTGAGCGGCAGGTTCCTATTTATAGGACGGATGAGGACGGGACCATTCAGATAAAACTTGATGGGATATCTGTGGAGGTTATCACCGGCAGGAATAGGATAAATTGAAGAAACACTTTTAAGAAGCGCAGTGCAAATTAAATTTAAAAAAATTATACATATAAATGTATAAAACTTAATGAGGTGGTAAGAATAGGAAGGAACATCTCTTTTCTCCTCCTCTTTCTTTTGCCCCTTCAGTTTTGGAGGGGTCTTTTCTTTTGCTTTCCTGCCTCTCCTTGGTTACAATAAGAGGGTAGGAGGGGCTGTTATGTGGGAAGTAGATCAAGTTCGACAAGGAATTGTCAAGAATCAAATTCCTCCCGTCAATCTTTGGTATGGTGAGGAACGGTTTTTTATTCAAGAAGCTCTTCATGTGTTAAAGAATAGTTATCTTGCCCAAGATCCATCGGGCAGTGGTATAGAAATTCTATCCGGAAAAAGTACCGGCCCGGAGCAGATTGTGGAAATCGCCAATACGGTCTCTTTTTTTGGCGGCAAACTGATTATCGTTGAAGACATTCCCTATTTTCAAGATGGTCAAGGGGATGCCTTGGAACCCTTTTTCGCTTATTTTGAAAATCCCAATCCAGGGACTTGTATTGTTTTTCTTGCCCAAAGTGTGAATCGTGGACGGAAGTTCTTTAAAACTATCGAGAAAAAGGGGTCAATCTTGGAATTCGGCAGCCCCAAGCGACAGCAGGAATGGAGCGCTTGGCTGGATCGGGAATTGGCTTCCCGGGGTAAAACCATGAAACCCCAAGTCAAGGCTCTTTTTCTGGAGTGGGGAGGACATCAGGTAGGGGCCCTGAGCCAGGAGTTGGATAAGCTCGCTTTATATGTGGAGGGCAAAGAAATCCGGGCAGAAGATGTCAGGAGCCTGGTGCCCCAGGCTGTGGAGGCCACTGTCTTTGAACTCCTGGATGCTGTAGCGGCCCGTTCCTCGAAGGAAGCGGTGCAAAAGCTTCAACAAGTGCTGCGCCAGGAACATTCCTTAAAAGTCCTAACCCTATTATCCCGTCAGGTTCGCCTGCTCCTCGGGGCACGAGCGATGCGGCAACAGGGCAAGGGTGTGGAGGAGGCTCCCCGACTCTTGGGTATTAAACCCTACGAAGCTCAAAAGATATGGCAGAAGGCAGCCCTGTTGACCTGGGAACAATTATCCTGGGCCTTAAGAGAGTGTCTGGAGACGGATGTGGGTATCAAGACGGGAAAAGGGGATCCTGAATTTTTGTTGGAGCTGATGGTTGTCAAATTCTGTGAAACATGAGACTGGAAAACCATCAGTCATGTATGTGATTTGATTACTAATACCGCTCGTGCCGGGAGCGGGGAGGCTCCTAATGAGAAAGGCATTTGAGGTAATAATAGGAGGGCATAAAATGAGCAACATAGAGGGATTTAATGTCGAGTCGGATCAATGGATTGTTAAGAAGTTGTATAGTCTTATAGAATCAGATGAGGAAGCAAGAAAAAGTGGCGAACCGGCAACTCGTCCATATGTTTTAGAGGGGCAACCTGAAGATGAGAAGGTGACTATATTCTCAACTGAAAAAACTTATCGTGAGGCAATTGATGCGGCTATAAAATATGCATATGATCAATCATCTAAACAAACACGTATCATCCTTTTTTTTGATGGATATGTAAGGTTAAAAGGGGTTCGTCGAGATGCATTTTTGTATCAGGTTTATAGCAAGGATGGTACATGGCTCCAATTTGCACAGGCGTATCAACCAAAGGGATTATTCAGACAATATAAGAGGAAAGGTGATCTTGTGTTTGTCCGTGAGGTAGAAACCCCTGGCAGATGATATCATCTTAACTCGGACAAGATATGAATCAGTTGACGCCTCTGCCTCTCCAATGTTTAACGGATTATAACACCAACATGTGTGGGGAAACAAAGATATTTTTAAAATGGAGCCGCCATATGGCAATATAAGAAGAGCGTGTCGCTCTGTGTTCATAATATAAACACAGAGCGACACGCTCTTTCTATGTCGTTTTAATTATTCCTATTGTGTATAGACGACTTAGCCCACCTGCGCAAATTGCTTCGCATAACGCTTGGTTAAGCGGGACTTCTTGCGAGCAGCCGTGTTTTTGTGCACTAAACCTTTGGAAGAAGCTTTATCCAAAGCGCGGGTAGCTTTATTTAACGCAAGTTTTGCGGTTTCGGCGTCCGTGCTTAAAGACTCTTCAAAACGACGAATCGTTGTGCGTAAAGTTGATTTGGCAGCCGCATTTTTAATGGTGCGGACTTTAGCGATTTCAACTCTTTTGATTGCGGACTTAATATTTGGCACTTTTGGTCACCCCCTTTGGATCGAATCTTTCCATCAGATTACGCAAAGACTATTTTATCATTGAATCCTAAAATTTACAAGGATTAATGCAGGATAAATAATATTTATAAAATTGTTCAGACTATAAAGGATGTATTTAGGCTAAATGCCTAGAATTCAATTTGAAATGGAGGAACAACCTATGTTAGGAATGATTGTCCGCTTTCTTGTTTCAGCCGTAGTCCTTCTCTTAGTCAGTTACTTAGTACCCGGTCTCAAAGTCGCCGGCTTTACCGGGGCGCTCATTGCGGCCGTTGTCATTGCTGTCTTGGGATATGTAGTGGAGCTGGCCTTTGGCCGGGATAAAGTCACCCGTGTGCATCGGGGAGTTGTCGGCTTTTTAGTATCGGCTGTCGTGATTTATGTCAGCCAGTTTATTGTACCCGGCTCGATTCAAGTCAGCATCATTGGGGCTCTTCTGGCATCCCTGGTCATCGGAATTGTTGATGCCTTTGTACCTACTGAACTGCGCTAAATAAATGCATAAAAGGTTCTAAGAAGAACTTGTCCCTCATATTTCTTAGTAAAGAAGGAAAGGGGGACAAGTTTTTTGTTGAAAGAAAATATGTTTTCCACGAAGAAGTGGCGATGGAGTTTTTGGCCCTCGGCCCGCTGGGCTCGCGGTTTTCTTCTTATTTTGCTGACCCTCCTTTTCCTGGGCTTATTCGTTTATGCTTTAGAAGAAGGAACGTCCCGTCAATTGGTTCGTGTCATGGCCCAGCAAAGCTTCCCCTTTGAAGCTCTTATATTAGAGGGAATCCCCGGTTATTCCCAGCCGGAGAGGGAGCATCTTAATCAGATCAGAACTCAAGGGGTCTCATTAGGGACATTTTTATTGACTGGAGTCAATATCGCCGATGCCCGCACCTATTTCTTCAGCTATTTTACTCCCCCACCAGGGGGACCGGCTTGGATTGGTTGGGCCTATAACCCGGGGGACCCGGAATATGAAGGGGAAATACCCGAATTGGAGGAGATTCCCCTTACTCCCTCCCCTGTACCGCCAGAGCATGAAGAA
The nucleotide sequence above comes from Desulfitobacterium chlororespirans DSM 11544. Encoded proteins:
- a CDS encoding phage holin family protein — encoded protein: MLGMIVRFLVSAVVLLLVSYLVPGLKVAGFTGALIAAVVIAVLGYVVELAFGRDKVTRVHRGVVGFLVSAVVIYVSQFIVPGSIQVSIIGALLASLVIGIVDAFVPTELR
- a CDS encoding ComEC/Rec2 family competence protein, with the protein product MRDPWTRRLAALLMGGLIGVYTPEPMWWIVLGIFLWVLLRIFFWRPLDFFGPELRPEILILCASILVGFGFGQTGKLALAPPLTMSHVQVTGGLQDWSLHEEGAVGLFEILGPVDAPEPSLDGEEYSEEGPRAGDFFKKKYRLRVYFDVEGNLPAGWDLVRPGDTLAFTAKIEQPKPPGTQGQFDYPLYNAVRGLSGWITAQGEAEILRTGTAGLSWRVRNHVQELLADYPQAQTSLLEGILFGDTSRIPEGALESYRITGVYHVFSASGSNVAFLLLLCWNFLFFLPRSWRVGITLVLLVFYALLCGGNPPILRATIMAVFVLLGRLGKGREAGRGNGCRSLLLAAFLLFIWQPLILKDIGFQLSFMATWGILILSADLEKMSWVRDWPKSIKSAFSMTCAAQAATLPLMIGAFHRLSIIGVLANLLALFVLGSIFELGILAVFLSFIPQIALPLFQVSLWLLTGVSEFLMQLARIPWADVWVVNPGPLFWVCWYGWFLVLLVGKEKVGFIIRVGLGNLYRVGQPWIIRGIALMRPLGAVLQKVMPQSERWWSKCREFINQNRKGQESSRAGWAKLGIKGERVLAVVLLLLFLWSPWNAPGVLQVTFIDVGQGDCILIETPEEIRIMVDTGPKTSTFDAGERVIVPYLLQRGIKRLDALILTHPHGDHVGGAGAILETIPVGWVGIPEDGLNWLNYDSFGEGQAEDSSQNGWGEGGPDRELIKMLEKMTLERLSRGDQLTLDSQITLTVIAPGEVLKGTKSDENNNCLVLRLENQAGQSVLLTGDMEEEQMEEIYGSGQNYEADVFKIPHHGSRYSLMTDMLAQINPQAVVIPVGKNSFGHPSPQVLEYWSERQVPIYRTDEDGTIQIKLDGISVEVITGRNRIN
- the holA gene encoding DNA polymerase III subunit delta, whose protein sequence is MWEVDQVRQGIVKNQIPPVNLWYGEERFFIQEALHVLKNSYLAQDPSGSGIEILSGKSTGPEQIVEIANTVSFFGGKLIIVEDIPYFQDGQGDALEPFFAYFENPNPGTCIVFLAQSVNRGRKFFKTIEKKGSILEFGSPKRQQEWSAWLDRELASRGKTMKPQVKALFLEWGGHQVGALSQELDKLALYVEGKEIRAEDVRSLVPQAVEATVFELLDAVAARSSKEAVQKLQQVLRQEHSLKVLTLLSRQVRLLLGARAMRQQGKGVEEAPRLLGIKPYEAQKIWQKAALLTWEQLSWALRECLETDVGIKTGKGDPEFLLELMVVKFCET
- the rpsT gene encoding 30S ribosomal protein S20; amino-acid sequence: MPNIKSAIKRVEIAKVRTIKNAAAKSTLRTTIRRFEESLSTDAETAKLALNKATRALDKASSKGLVHKNTAARKKSRLTKRYAKQFAQVG